TTTATCATCAGGCCGTGAGATATCCAGTCCTGCGTGGCGCTTGACTTATAATCCAGCGAAGCCAATCCATCCCCATCAGCATCTCCAGCATAATCGGCCCAGATGGTGATGGTTTGGTAGGTGTGGACTTCGCGCAGGCTAAGGGTCTCCGTCTTTGTGGACAGGGTTCGCACGGTAAAGATAAGCGGATTCGTTCCAATGACCTCGTCGGGATCAGCAAACGTCACCTTGACGTCGTATTCGGTATCATCTTCCAGGTCGGTGATGATTCCGGTGAACCCCGTTGAGTCGCGCTCCATCTGGCCGTCGTCGATCCACATGCTCTCCGAGGCGACCTTGTGCATGAGCGATGCTGACCCGTCCCCATTGAAGTCCCCAGAATACGACACCCGAATAGTGATGGTATCATACGTATGGGTCTCTGTAGCTGTACCGACGATCAGTCCATCCATGGTAGACTTGGGATTCGGTGTGTAATAAGTAGAGTCAAAAACAGTCCCATCTGTCAGTATGTGCCGCAGACGTAAGGTATCCCCATCAACAGTCAGTTCAGTATAACCATACTGCGAGATATAGTTCTCGACCATATAGCCGTTGCCGTCCGCGTTCGGGTCTACCGAATAGAGCGGCGCGCCTCCATTCCCGGTGACGAGCTGGACAGTACCCCTCGCTGAATCCACGGGCGTATGCATATCACCATTTAGTCCGAGCTTTTTACTCCTCACGTAGTAATGCGCGTGCCCCATAAACATGATGTCGCAACCGTTCTGGTACAGCGGTATACCCCACGTATCGTGGATTCTGTCTTCGTATTCTTTGGGGCCGAAATCGAAAATGGGGTGATGCCAGATGGTAAACAGCCACTGCTTGGGATTATTCTCAATGGCTTCCATCAGCATGTCATACTGCTCGCCGGTCTGGGGAGATGCGTCCGAATCCATAATGATAATGCGTGCGTTCTCGTAGTCCAGAACAAAATACTTGCCGTCGTTGCCATACTGCTGGCTCTGACCCGGAAGATAGGTGTGCCAGTTGGTCAAACCAGAAGGGATATCCAGCTTATCATGATTACCCGGACAAGCCATATATTGCGGTGGGATTTGATCCTGACCGGTCCCACCCAGGACTTCGTCACAAGCCAACTGCCAGGTGTTCCAGTCGTCAATATTAGTGCCATCCGCAACCACATCACCGACATTGATGATAAATCTGTAATCTGGGGTGCTATCCACGATGGCCTGGAGAACAGCTCTATGGTCGTCGTCGTT
This region of Candidatus Neomarinimicrobiota bacterium genomic DNA includes:
- a CDS encoding metallophosphoesterase, with amino-acid sequence MYNHWCPRCMRNGGPVSAQTCQPFFRGEEGRFNSAPRACKLVFNAVLYLLLASSAWAQGAWKWIAYGDTRSNDDDHRAVLQAIVDSTPDYRFIINVGDVVADGTNIDDWNTWQLACDEVLGGTGQDQIPPQYMACPGNHDKLDIPSGLTNWHTYLPGQSQQYGNDGKYFVLDYENARIIIMDSDASPQTGEQYDMLMEAIENNPKQWLFTIWHHPIFDFGPKEYEDRIHDTWGIPLYQNGCDIMFMGHAHYYVRSKKLGLNGDMHTPVDSARGTVQLVTGNGGAPLYSVDPNADGNGYMVENYISQYGYTELTVDGDTLRLRHILTDGTVFDSTYYTPNPKSTMDGLIVGTATETHTYDTITIRVSYSGDFNGDGSASLMHKVASESMWIDDGQMERDSTGFTGIITDLEDDTEYDVKVTFADPDEVIGTNPLIFTVRTLSTKTETLSLREVHTYQTITIWADYAGDADGDGLASLDYKSSATQDWISHGLMIKEDSSYVATLTGLSQDTDYDIQVTYSDPDGVRGDSTLIITNIHTTAVATHSGTLSEIHSHSSIIVTASYQEDGDNDGRATLEHKKSLETVWQSDG